One stretch of Streptomyces agglomeratus DNA includes these proteins:
- a CDS encoding SSI family serine proteinase inhibitor, giving the protein MLRRLTLTAAASLAVLSAAAPGAAAATAPIPLPLLQDVLRSAEEKAADSTADEVADTRGRLTVTTAETGNRAANGTYELECGPTGGTHPEAQSACARLEELAKENGDPFAPVPQDRMCTHQHGGPATARVTGTWNGRTVDAKFNQGNGCEISRWRQMEPVLPSVR; this is encoded by the coding sequence ATGCTGCGCCGTCTCACCCTCACCGCCGCCGCGTCCCTCGCCGTGCTGTCCGCCGCCGCTCCCGGCGCGGCCGCCGCGACCGCGCCGATCCCGCTTCCGCTGCTCCAGGACGTACTCCGGAGCGCGGAGGAAAAGGCGGCGGACAGCACGGCGGACGAGGTGGCGGACACGCGGGGCCGGCTCACCGTGACGACGGCCGAGACGGGCAACCGGGCCGCCAATGGGACGTACGAACTGGAATGCGGCCCCACCGGCGGCACGCACCCGGAGGCACAGTCCGCCTGCGCCCGGCTGGAGGAGCTGGCCAAGGAGAACGGCGACCCCTTCGCCCCGGTGCCGCAGGACCGGATGTGCACCCATCAGCACGGCGGGCCGGCCACGGCGCGGGTCACCGGTACCTGGAACGGACGAACGGTCGACGCGAAGTTCAATCAGGGCAATGGCTGCGAAATCTCCCGCTGGCGTCAGATGGAGCCGGTGCTTCCCAGCGTCCGTTGA
- a CDS encoding MerR family transcriptional regulator — protein sequence MRISELSRRGGVPVTTVKHYLREGLLPPGRPTSATQAEYGETHIRRLRLIRALIGVRGLSVGATREVLKAVSEHETDPHQVLGLVLGARPATTNHATAGKEDGGDRPEGARNATDATDAAGTTDADALLAEMGWEVSEHAPARHVVTETLETLRALGVDYDWRSLVPYAALAERTAALDLDQLADTTDPLERAERAVLLTVLLEPALLALRRLAQESESARRYGG from the coding sequence GTGCGAATCTCCGAACTGAGCCGCCGTGGCGGAGTACCGGTCACGACCGTCAAGCACTACCTCCGGGAGGGGTTGCTGCCCCCCGGCCGGCCGACATCGGCCACCCAGGCGGAGTACGGGGAGACGCACATCCGCCGCCTGCGCCTGATCCGGGCCCTCATCGGCGTCCGGGGGCTGTCGGTCGGGGCCACCCGGGAGGTACTGAAAGCCGTGTCCGAGCACGAAACGGATCCGCACCAGGTGCTCGGCCTCGTGCTCGGCGCCAGGCCGGCCACGACGAACCACGCGACGGCCGGGAAGGAGGACGGCGGCGACCGACCGGAGGGCGCGAGGAACGCGACGGACGCGACGGACGCGGCAGGCACAACGGACGCGGACGCCCTGCTGGCGGAGATGGGCTGGGAGGTCTCCGAGCACGCCCCGGCCAGGCACGTCGTCACCGAGACCCTGGAGACCCTCCGCGCGCTCGGCGTCGACTACGACTGGCGGTCCCTCGTCCCGTACGCGGCCCTCGCCGAACGCACCGCCGCCCTCGACCTCGACCAACTGGCCGACACGACCGACCCCCTGGAACGGGCCGAACGAGCCGTACTGCTGACCGTGTTGCTGGAACCCGCCCTGCTGGCCCTGCGCCGCCTAGCCCAGGAGTCCGAGTCGGCCAGGCGCTACGGCGGTTGA
- a CDS encoding DUF3291 domain-containing protein has protein sequence MPTLPWVTPNAAPPHAQAVVMASRFEVRSLKDVPRFFWKSLAAWRQVRSAPGAYGASLIARPAKRVFYTLSAWESREALYAYARAEPHRGIMTGLRPTMRTSTFTFWEVPADRLPIGWDDAKRRLAEQARTDAAAA, from the coding sequence ATGCCGACACTCCCCTGGGTCACGCCCAACGCCGCTCCGCCGCACGCACAGGCCGTCGTCATGGCCTCCCGCTTCGAGGTGCGTTCCCTGAAGGACGTGCCGAGGTTCTTCTGGAAGTCGCTCGCAGCCTGGCGTCAGGTGCGGTCGGCGCCCGGCGCGTACGGCGCCTCGCTCATCGCCCGGCCGGCGAAGCGCGTCTTCTACACGCTGTCCGCGTGGGAGAGCCGCGAAGCGCTCTACGCCTACGCGCGGGCCGAACCGCACCGCGGCATCATGACCGGGCTGCGCCCGACCATGCGGACCTCGACGTTCACCTTCTGGGAAGTTCCGGCCGACCGGCTGCCCATCGGCTGGGACGACGCGAAGCGCCGTCTCGCCGAACAGGCACGGACCGACGCGGCTGCCGCCTGA
- a CDS encoding DUF2797 domain-containing protein, whose product MSWLCGGLRWTAGRPALAWYGGGGRLEHVERVSELTYGNDVAFRVTGEDRLCVGVRRGGCPLRSVVPRRSSGGQCPECARLERSRSVAADTMADDPRPYAVYLAWFGSGMVKVGITADERGSARLLEQGAVAFTWLGRGPLMAARRTEELLRAALGVPDRIPYKEKRAVRSSLPGRAERAREIEELHRRAGALAGWPESLERAPFEAVDHAGVFGLEGLRPMTGVVTELAPEGTVVGRLLAAAGPDLHLGTADGAVVVLDTRLMSGWELAGVGPEGGAAAGVTVPVKSVERGVQGGLF is encoded by the coding sequence ATGAGCTGGCTGTGCGGGGGGCTGCGGTGGACGGCGGGGCGGCCGGCGCTTGCCTGGTACGGGGGCGGGGGACGCCTGGAGCACGTCGAGCGTGTCAGTGAGCTGACGTACGGGAACGACGTCGCGTTCCGGGTGACGGGGGAGGACCGGCTGTGCGTCGGCGTGCGCCGGGGCGGGTGTCCGCTGCGCTCCGTGGTGCCGCGTCGGAGCAGTGGCGGGCAGTGCCCCGAGTGCGCGCGGCTGGAGCGGTCGCGGTCCGTTGCCGCTGACACGATGGCCGACGATCCCCGGCCGTACGCCGTCTACCTGGCCTGGTTCGGCTCCGGCATGGTCAAGGTCGGCATCACGGCGGACGAGCGCGGGTCCGCCCGGCTGCTGGAGCAGGGGGCGGTGGCGTTCACCTGGCTGGGACGCGGGCCGCTGATGGCGGCGCGGCGGACCGAGGAGCTGCTGCGGGCGGCGCTGGGGGTGCCGGACCGGATTCCGTACAAGGAGAAGCGGGCCGTGCGCAGCTCGTTGCCCGGGCGGGCGGAGCGGGCGCGGGAGATCGAGGAGTTGCACCGGCGGGCCGGGGCGCTGGCGGGGTGGCCCGAGTCCCTGGAGCGGGCGCCGTTCGAGGCGGTGGACCACGCCGGAGTGTTTGGTCTCGAAGGACTGCGGCCGATGACCGGCGTGGTGACGGAGCTGGCGCCGGAGGGGACGGTCGTGGGGCGGCTGCTGGCCGCAGCCGGGCCCGATCTGCACCTGGGGACGGCCGACGGTGCGGTCGTGGTGCTCGACACCCGGCTGATGAGCGGGTGGGAGCTGGCGGGCGTGGGGCCGGAGGGCGGGGCGGCGGCGGGGGTGACCGTTCCGGTGAAGAGCGTGGAGCGGGGCGTGCAGGGTGGGCTTTTCTGA
- a CDS encoding amidohydrolase family protein has product MALSEAENVRRFWERLGLPGIIDVHTHFMPERVLSKVWAYFDAVGPLTGMEWPITYRHEEEERVGLLREFGVRHFTSMLYPHKAGMAAWLNDWAAGFAARTPECLHTATLFPEDGVAAYVRQAVESGARVFKSHLQVGAYDANDPLLDPVWGLLAEAGIPVVMHCGSGPAPGKHTGPEPVGRLLARHPRLRLVVAHMGMPEYSDFLGLAERYGEVRLDTTMAFTDFSERLSPFPEAELGRLADLGDRIVLGTDFPNIPYGYAHQLEALERLGLGDDWLRAVCHGNAERLFGL; this is encoded by the coding sequence ATGGCGTTGAGCGAGGCCGAGAACGTACGGCGGTTCTGGGAGCGGCTCGGGCTGCCGGGGATCATCGACGTACACACGCACTTCATGCCGGAGCGGGTGCTCAGCAAGGTGTGGGCGTACTTCGACGCGGTCGGGCCGCTGACCGGGATGGAATGGCCCATCACCTACCGGCACGAGGAAGAGGAACGCGTCGGGCTGCTCCGTGAGTTCGGAGTGCGGCACTTCACCTCGATGCTCTACCCGCACAAGGCGGGGATGGCCGCCTGGCTCAACGACTGGGCGGCCGGCTTCGCCGCCCGTACCCCCGAGTGCCTGCACACGGCGACGCTCTTCCCGGAGGACGGGGTGGCGGCGTACGTGCGGCAGGCCGTGGAGAGCGGCGCGCGTGTCTTCAAGTCGCACCTTCAGGTGGGGGCGTACGACGCGAACGACCCGTTGCTCGACCCCGTGTGGGGGCTGCTCGCCGAGGCCGGGATTCCCGTGGTGATGCACTGCGGGTCCGGGCCCGCGCCCGGCAAGCACACCGGTCCCGAGCCGGTCGGACGGCTGCTCGCGCGGCATCCGCGGCTGCGGCTCGTGGTCGCGCACATGGGCATGCCCGAGTACAGCGACTTCCTCGGTCTGGCGGAGCGGTACGGGGAGGTCCGGCTGGACACGACCATGGCCTTCACCGACTTCTCCGAGCGCCTCTCGCCCTTCCCCGAGGCCGAGCTGGGGCGGCTCGCGGATCTGGGTGACCGGATCGTGCTGGGTACGGACTTCCCGAACATTCCGTACGGCTACGCGCACCAGTTGGAGGCCCTGGAGCGGCTCGGCCTGGGAGACGACTGGCTGCGGGCCGTCTGTCACGGGAACGCGGAGCGGCTCTTCGGGCTGTGA
- a CDS encoding response regulator transcription factor, with protein MRTEMLRPGGGPVRVLVVDDEAPLAELLSMALRYEGWEVRSAGDGVGAVRSARDFRPDAVVLDVMLPDMDGLAVLGRLRCELPDVPVLFLTAKDSVEDRIAGLTAGGDDYVTKPFSLEEVVARLRGLIRRSGTAAAAVRDESLLVVGDLTLDEDSHEVVRGGEGIHLTATEFELLRFLMRNPRRVLSKAQILDRVWSYDFGGQANVVELYISYLRRKIDAGRTPMIHTRRGAGYLIKPGG; from the coding sequence ATGCGTACCGAAATGCTCAGGCCCGGCGGCGGGCCCGTCCGGGTGCTCGTCGTGGACGACGAGGCGCCGCTCGCCGAGCTGCTGTCGATGGCGCTGCGATACGAGGGCTGGGAGGTCCGCAGCGCCGGTGACGGCGTGGGAGCGGTCCGTTCCGCCCGCGACTTCCGGCCCGACGCGGTCGTACTGGACGTGATGCTGCCGGACATGGACGGCCTCGCCGTGCTCGGGCGGCTGCGCTGCGAGCTGCCCGACGTGCCCGTGCTGTTCCTGACGGCCAAGGACTCCGTCGAGGACCGGATCGCGGGGCTGACGGCGGGTGGCGACGACTACGTCACCAAGCCGTTCAGCCTGGAGGAGGTCGTGGCGCGGCTGCGCGGGCTGATCCGGCGCTCGGGGACGGCGGCAGCGGCCGTACGGGACGAATCGCTCCTGGTGGTCGGGGACCTGACGCTGGATGAGGACAGCCACGAGGTCGTGCGGGGCGGTGAGGGGATTCATCTCACCGCCACCGAGTTCGAACTGCTGCGCTTCCTGATGCGCAACCCGCGCCGCGTGCTCAGCAAGGCGCAGATCCTCGACCGGGTGTGGAGCTACGACTTCGGCGGGCAGGCGAACGTCGTCGAGCTCTACATCTCGTACCTGAGGCGAAAGATCGACGCCGGCCGTACGCCGATGATCCACACCCGGCGCGGTGCGGGCTATCTGATCAAGCCCGGTGGGTGA
- a CDS encoding bifunctional glycosyltransferase family 2/GtrA family protein translates to MRTHTSAGALPAREHLPAVEPGAPVTPVLDVVIPVHNEEKDLEACVVRLREYLTRTFPYAFRITVADNASTDRTPEIARRLGHVMAEVTSVRLEQKGRGRALRAVWERSDAPVLAYMDVDLSTDLKALFPLVAPLISGHSDLAIGSRLAGGSRVVRGPKREFVSRTYNLILRSSLAARFSDAQCGFKAIRADVAERLLPMVEDTGWFFDTEMLVLAERAGLRIHEVPVDWVDDPDSTVRIVRTAVDDLKGVWRVGRALAVGALPLDRLARPFGDDPRDRTIGGVPGGLARQLVGFCVVGALSTLAYLALYSLFRAGVGPQAANALALLVSAVANTAANRRLTFGVRGRERAVRHQAQGLVVFGIGLALTSGSLAALDAAASAGSPSHGTELAVLVAANLAATVLRFLLFRAWVFPDRRTDHPAPGNEKAVR, encoded by the coding sequence ATGCGAACCCACACCTCAGCGGGCGCCCTTCCGGCCAGGGAGCATCTTCCGGCCGTAGAGCCGGGCGCCCCCGTAACCCCCGTGCTCGACGTCGTCATCCCCGTCCACAACGAGGAGAAGGATCTCGAAGCGTGCGTGGTCCGGCTTCGTGAGTACCTGACCCGCACCTTTCCGTACGCCTTCCGGATCACCGTCGCCGACAACGCGAGCACCGACCGCACACCCGAAATCGCCCGCCGGCTCGGGCACGTGATGGCCGAAGTGACGTCCGTACGGCTGGAGCAGAAGGGGCGCGGGCGGGCTCTGCGGGCCGTCTGGGAGCGTTCCGACGCGCCCGTCCTCGCCTACATGGACGTCGATCTGTCCACCGACCTCAAGGCGCTGTTTCCCCTGGTCGCGCCTCTGATCTCCGGCCACTCCGACCTGGCGATCGGCTCCCGGCTGGCGGGCGGTTCGCGGGTGGTGCGCGGTCCGAAGCGCGAGTTCGTCTCCCGTACGTACAACCTGATCCTCCGTTCCTCGCTCGCCGCCCGTTTCTCCGACGCGCAGTGCGGGTTCAAGGCGATACGCGCCGATGTGGCCGAGCGGCTGCTGCCGATGGTCGAGGACACCGGATGGTTCTTCGACACGGAGATGCTGGTGCTCGCCGAACGGGCCGGACTGCGCATCCACGAGGTGCCGGTGGACTGGGTCGACGATCCGGACAGCACGGTGCGCATCGTGCGTACGGCCGTCGACGACCTCAAGGGCGTGTGGCGAGTGGGGCGGGCGCTCGCCGTGGGCGCCCTGCCGCTGGACCGGCTCGCGCGGCCCTTCGGGGACGATCCGCGCGACCGGACGATCGGTGGCGTGCCCGGCGGGCTGGCCCGCCAGCTCGTGGGGTTCTGCGTCGTGGGCGCGCTGAGCACGCTGGCCTACCTGGCGCTGTACTCCCTATTCCGGGCGGGAGTGGGCCCCCAGGCCGCCAACGCGCTGGCGCTGCTGGTCTCGGCGGTGGCCAACACGGCGGCCAACCGGAGACTCACCTTCGGCGTCCGGGGCCGTGAGCGGGCCGTACGGCACCAGGCGCAGGGGCTCGTCGTGTTCGGCATCGGGCTCGCGCTCACCAGCGGTTCGCTCGCCGCGCTCGACGCCGCCGCCTCCGCCGGATCGCCCTCCCACGGCACCGAACTCGCCGTGCTCGTCGCCGCCAACCTCGCCGCGACCGTACTGCGCTTCCTGCTCTTCCGCGCCTGGGTCTTCCCCGACCGGCGCACCGATCACCCCGCACCCGGAAATGAGAAGGCCGTCCGATGA
- a CDS encoding ArnT family glycosyltransferase translates to MTPSRSADPRWARPALAGLLLVTALFYLWNLSSSGYANSFYSAAVQAGSESWKAFFFGSSDAANSITVDKPPAALWPMALSVRLFGLGSWQILVPEVLMGVGTVAVLYAAVRRRFSPAAGLIAGGVLALTPVAALMFRFNNPDALLALLMTVTVYCVLRALEDARTRWLVWAGVAVGFAFLTKTLQAFLILPPLAVLYAVCAPTPVRRRLGQLALSGLAVVVAGGWWVAIVELWPAASRPYVGGSQTNSFLELTFGYNGLGRINGEEAGSVGGGRGGGGWGESGIGRMFGTNIGGQISWLLPAALILLVAGLVVTWRAKRTDSARAAFVAWGGSLLMTAGVFSFMAGIFHEYYTVALAPYIAALIGMGATVLWEERRSLLAAGTLAATAAVTSVWAYVLLGRTADHLPWLRWTVLVSGLLAALVLAVAGRVDRRIALGAAGLGLAAALAGPAAYAASTVATAHTGSIVTAGPASLRGGPGGFGGGERPAGGMGQPPAGAAGQGQPPAGAGGQAGPGGRGGGPGQPAAPGGMMPGAAAREGGGGGAAGTGGLLNGQSVGAEAEALIRAGAGGHTWAAAAIGSQNAASYQLATEKPVMAIGGFNGSDPSPTLEQFKAYVNEGAIHYFVAGGSGGGPGGGSAVTTWVEANFTKVTVGGTTLYDLTERK, encoded by the coding sequence ATGACTCCGTCCCGAAGTGCCGATCCTCGCTGGGCGCGCCCCGCGCTGGCCGGGCTGCTGCTCGTCACCGCGCTGTTCTACCTGTGGAACCTCAGTTCCTCCGGGTACGCCAACTCCTTCTACTCCGCGGCCGTCCAGGCCGGCAGCGAGAGCTGGAAGGCGTTCTTCTTCGGCTCGTCCGACGCCGCGAACTCCATCACCGTCGACAAGCCCCCCGCCGCCCTGTGGCCGATGGCCCTGTCCGTACGCCTCTTCGGCCTCGGCTCGTGGCAGATCCTCGTCCCCGAGGTGCTGATGGGAGTGGGGACGGTCGCGGTGCTGTACGCCGCCGTACGCCGTCGCTTCTCCCCCGCCGCCGGGCTGATCGCGGGCGGCGTGCTCGCGCTGACGCCGGTCGCCGCGCTGATGTTCCGGTTCAACAACCCCGACGCGCTGCTCGCCCTGCTGATGACCGTCACCGTGTACTGCGTGCTCCGCGCCCTGGAGGACGCGCGGACCAGGTGGCTGGTGTGGGCGGGCGTGGCGGTCGGCTTCGCGTTTCTCACCAAGACCCTCCAGGCGTTTCTCATCCTGCCGCCGCTCGCCGTGCTGTACGCCGTGTGCGCGCCGACGCCGGTACGCCGGCGTCTCGGCCAGCTCGCCCTGTCCGGGCTCGCGGTCGTGGTCGCGGGCGGCTGGTGGGTGGCGATCGTCGAGCTGTGGCCGGCCGCCTCGCGCCCGTACGTCGGAGGGTCGCAGACCAACAGCTTCCTGGAGCTGACGTTCGGCTACAACGGTCTCGGCCGCATCAACGGCGAGGAGGCCGGCAGCGTCGGCGGGGGCCGTGGGGGCGGCGGCTGGGGCGAGAGCGGTATCGGGCGGATGTTCGGTACGAACATCGGCGGCCAGATCTCCTGGCTGCTGCCCGCCGCGCTGATCCTGCTGGTCGCCGGTCTGGTCGTCACGTGGCGGGCGAAGCGGACCGACAGTGCGCGGGCCGCGTTCGTCGCGTGGGGCGGATCGCTGCTGATGACGGCGGGCGTCTTCAGCTTCATGGCGGGGATCTTCCACGAGTACTACACCGTGGCCCTGGCCCCGTACATCGCCGCCCTGATCGGCATGGGTGCGACCGTGCTGTGGGAGGAGCGCCGCTCGCTCCTGGCGGCGGGGACACTGGCCGCGACCGCCGCGGTGACCTCGGTGTGGGCGTACGTCCTGCTGGGGCGCACCGCCGACCATCTGCCGTGGCTGCGCTGGACGGTGCTGGTCTCCGGGCTGCTCGCGGCCCTCGTGCTGGCGGTCGCGGGGCGCGTGGACCGGCGTATCGCGCTGGGGGCCGCCGGGCTCGGGCTCGCGGCGGCGCTGGCGGGGCCTGCCGCGTACGCCGCTTCGACGGTCGCCACCGCCCACACCGGGTCCATCGTGACGGCGGGACCCGCCTCGCTGCGGGGCGGGCCCGGGGGCTTCGGCGGGGGCGAGCGTCCGGCGGGCGGCATGGGGCAGCCCCCGGCGGGCGCGGCCGGTCAGGGGCAGCCTCCGGCCGGCGCGGGTGGTCAGGCCGGGCCGGGCGGCCGGGGTGGGGGGCCGGGGCAACCGGCCGCTCCTGGCGGCATGATGCCCGGCGCGGCGGCCCGTGAAGGCGGCGGGGGCGGCGCGGCCGGCACGGGCGGCCTCCTCAACGGCCAGAGCGTCGGCGCCGAGGCCGAGGCCCTGATCCGCGCCGGCGCCGGGGGCCACACCTGGGCCGCCGCCGCCATCGGCTCCCAGAACGCGGCGAGCTACCAACTCGCCACCGAGAAGCCGGTGATGGCGATCGGCGGGTTCAACGGCAGCGATCCGTCTCCGACCCTGGAGCAGTTCAAGGCGTACGTGAACGAGGGCGCCATCCACTACTTCGTCGCAGGCGGCAGTGGCGGAGGCCCCGGCGGCGGGTCCGCCGTCACCACCTGGGTGGAGGCGAACTTTACGAAGGTCACCGTCGGCGGTACGACCCTTTACGACCTGACCGAGCGGAAATAA
- a CDS encoding MFS transporter yields the protein MTATTAENRPTAQGHPQRWLILGVICLAQLTVLLDNTVLNVAIPSLTKELDASTADIQWMINAYSLVQSGLLLTAGSAADRYGRKRMLTAGLALFGIGSLVAGLSQSSAQLIAARAGMGIGGALLITTTLAVVVQIFDDTERVKAIGLWSTVNSLGFAVGPLIGGVVLDHFWWGAIFLINIPVAVIGLVAVVALVPESRSGQGDRPDLLGAVLSTIGMTAAVYAIISGPEHGWTSAQVLVPAVAGVLVLGAFALWELRVPHPMLDMHFFRDQRFIGAVAGAVLVAFGMGGSLFLLTQHLQFVLGYGPLEAGLRTAPLALTVVALNLAGIGARLLPRLGTPGTIASGMTLLSAGLAAIALLGGSGYGGMLLGLVVMGAGISLAMPAMANAIMSAIPPEKAGVGAGINGTLAEFGNGLGVAVLGAVLNSRFAALVPAAVGAASLPAALAAAEDAGERARIADAFASGVGTSQLVGAVAVLAGGVLAAVLLRRAERADSSGAAAPAA from the coding sequence ATGACGGCGACGACCGCCGAGAACCGCCCCACCGCGCAAGGGCACCCGCAGCGCTGGCTGATCCTCGGTGTCATCTGCCTCGCCCAGCTCACCGTGCTGCTCGACAACACCGTCCTCAACGTCGCGATCCCGTCCCTGACCAAGGAACTGGACGCGTCCACCGCCGACATCCAATGGATGATCAACGCGTACTCGCTGGTCCAGTCGGGTCTGCTGCTCACCGCCGGCAGCGCCGCCGACCGCTACGGCCGCAAGAGGATGCTGACGGCCGGCCTCGCGCTCTTCGGCATCGGCTCGCTCGTCGCCGGACTCTCGCAATCCAGCGCCCAGTTGATCGCCGCCCGCGCGGGCATGGGCATCGGCGGCGCGCTGCTGATCACCACGACCCTGGCCGTCGTCGTGCAGATCTTCGACGACACCGAGCGCGTGAAGGCCATCGGGCTCTGGTCGACCGTCAACTCGCTCGGCTTCGCGGTGGGTCCGCTGATCGGCGGCGTCGTGCTCGACCACTTCTGGTGGGGCGCGATCTTCCTGATCAACATCCCGGTCGCGGTCATCGGCCTGGTCGCCGTCGTCGCGCTCGTACCGGAGTCCAGGAGCGGGCAGGGCGACCGTCCCGACCTGCTCGGCGCGGTGCTGTCCACGATCGGAATGACCGCCGCCGTGTACGCGATCATCTCCGGCCCGGAGCACGGCTGGACCTCGGCCCAGGTGCTCGTCCCGGCGGTGGCGGGCGTCCTCGTGCTCGGCGCGTTCGCCCTCTGGGAGCTGCGCGTCCCGCACCCGATGCTGGACATGCACTTCTTCCGCGACCAGCGCTTCATCGGCGCGGTCGCCGGTGCGGTCCTCGTCGCGTTCGGGATGGGCGGCTCGCTGTTCCTGCTGACGCAGCACCTCCAGTTCGTGCTCGGGTACGGGCCCCTGGAGGCGGGGCTGCGCACGGCGCCCCTCGCGCTCACCGTGGTGGCGCTCAACCTCGCCGGCATCGGCGCGCGGCTGCTGCCCCGGCTGGGGACGCCCGGCACCATCGCCTCCGGCATGACGCTGCTGTCGGCGGGCCTCGCCGCGATCGCCCTGCTCGGCGGCTCCGGTTACGGCGGGATGCTGCTGGGCCTCGTCGTGATGGGCGCCGGCATCTCGCTCGCGATGCCGGCCATGGCCAACGCCATCATGAGCGCCATACCGCCGGAGAAGGCGGGCGTCGGCGCCGGGATCAACGGCACGCTGGCCGAGTTCGGCAACGGCCTCGGCGTCGCCGTCCTGGGCGCGGTACTGAACTCCCGCTTCGCCGCGCTGGTCCCGGCCGCCGTCGGCGCGGCCTCGCTGCCCGCCGCGCTGGCGGCGGCCGAGGACGCGGGGGAGCGGGCCCGTATCGCGGACGCCTTCGCGTCGGGGGTCGGGACGAGCCAGCTGGTCGGGGCCGTCGCCGTACTCGCGGGCGGAGTTCTCGCCGCTGTGCTGTTGCGCCGGGCCGAGCGGGCAGACTCATCCGGAGCCGCAGCGCCAGCGGCATAG
- a CDS encoding TetR/AcrR family transcriptional regulator, whose amino-acid sequence MVSAADRVRNPARNSVWLEERTSRTRKADQPAGLDRDRITAVVVRLLDAEGLAKFSMRRLAAELNVTAMSVYWYVDTKDDLLELALDSVFAEIAPPAETDDWRDRLRGLATSYRELLVRHVWVSPLIGNFLNIGPHWLAFSRAVHDVMRATGLPPHGQMGGLSAVFQFVYGFGTIEGHFVQRCASAGMSQDEYFTQAMGTMSTAPQLRETYENAKDLMDARGGATVAEMRERDFDFALETLIAGIEAMASR is encoded by the coding sequence ATGGTGTCCGCGGCCGACCGCGTCAGGAATCCGGCGCGTAACAGCGTCTGGCTGGAGGAGAGGACGTCCCGCACCCGCAAGGCGGACCAGCCGGCCGGCCTGGACCGGGACCGGATCACCGCGGTCGTCGTGCGGCTGCTGGACGCGGAGGGGCTCGCGAAGTTCTCCATGCGCAGGCTCGCCGCCGAGCTGAACGTCACCGCGATGTCCGTCTACTGGTACGTCGACACCAAGGACGACCTGCTGGAACTGGCCCTGGACTCGGTCTTCGCCGAGATCGCGCCGCCCGCCGAGACGGACGACTGGCGCGACCGGCTGCGCGGACTGGCGACCAGCTACCGGGAGTTGCTCGTGCGGCATGTCTGGGTGTCGCCGCTGATCGGCAATTTCCTGAACATCGGGCCGCACTGGCTGGCCTTCTCCCGGGCCGTCCACGACGTGATGCGGGCGACGGGGCTGCCGCCGCACGGGCAGATGGGCGGCCTGTCGGCGGTCTTCCAGTTCGTCTACGGGTTCGGAACGATCGAGGGCCACTTCGTGCAGCGGTGCGCGTCGGCGGGCATGAGCCAGGACGAGTACTTCACGCAGGCGATGGGCACGATGAGCACCGCGCCGCAGTTGCGTGAGACGTACGAGAACGCGAAGGATCTGATGGACGCGCGGGGCGGGGCGACGGTCGCGGAGATGCGCGAGCGGGACTTCGATTTCGCCCTGGAGACGTTGATCGCGGGCATCGAGGCCATGGCGTCCCGCTGA
- a CDS encoding GAF and ANTAR domain-containing protein, whose protein sequence is MGAADSVAESLAAAATALHEAEGRAETARIAVRLARDVVPDADQAGISVVERAGRVRTVACTDEVVRTVDAATSCGAGCATRRQDLWNSPVARVEDITACDVHGPVLTASGLRSALFLRLRGHQRRFSVLTLYSLRPHAFDEESVRIGRLFSAHLGIALESVEVQEQLAEAMHTRDVIGQATGILMGRMNIDAAQAFDQLVRASQKGNVKLRDIASRIVEVRAIE, encoded by the coding sequence TTGGGGGCAGCTGACTCGGTGGCCGAGTCGCTGGCCGCTGCCGCGACCGCCCTGCACGAGGCGGAGGGGCGCGCGGAGACGGCGAGGATCGCGGTACGGCTGGCCAGGGACGTCGTGCCCGACGCCGACCAGGCGGGAATCTCCGTCGTCGAACGTGCGGGACGCGTCCGTACCGTCGCCTGCACCGACGAAGTGGTACGGACCGTGGACGCGGCGACGAGCTGCGGAGCCGGCTGCGCGACGCGCCGGCAGGACCTCTGGAACAGCCCCGTCGCCCGCGTCGAGGACATCACCGCCTGTGACGTCCACGGGCCGGTTCTGACCGCGAGCGGACTGCGATCGGCCCTGTTCCTGCGGCTGCGCGGGCACCAGCGAAGATTCAGCGTGCTGACGCTCTACTCGCTTCGCCCGCACGCCTTCGACGAGGAATCCGTACGCATCGGGCGGCTGTTCTCGGCGCATCTCGGTATCGCCCTGGAGAGCGTCGAAGTGCAGGAACAGCTTGCCGAGGCCATGCACACCAGAGACGTGATCGGACAGGCCACCGGCATTCTCATGGGGCGAATGAACATCGACGCCGCCCAGGCATTCGACCAGCTGGTGCGCGCCTCGCAGAAAGGCAATGTGAAGCTCCGCGACATCGCGTCACGTATCGTGGAAGTGCGGGCCATCGAATAG